One genomic window of Paenisporosarcina antarctica includes the following:
- a CDS encoding helix-turn-helix domain-containing protein: MTFGGRLKNLRLERRFTMQEVAIKIGLAKSSYAGYEGGHRNPPVNKLIALAQLFQVSTDFILGLTDIPDPVNSLHKKHLYWDGILLNEKELVIVQQVVELIVTKTQETSKTKNVQINNG, encoded by the coding sequence ATGACATTTGGAGGACGCCTTAAAAACCTTCGCTTAGAACGAAGGTTCACTATGCAAGAAGTTGCCATCAAAATCGGACTTGCCAAATCGTCTTATGCAGGTTACGAAGGAGGACATAGAAATCCTCCCGTCAATAAATTGATAGCTTTAGCTCAGCTTTTTCAAGTTTCAACGGATTTCATTCTTGGTCTAACGGATATTCCGGACCCTGTTAACTCACTTCATAAGAAACATCTTTATTGGGATGGAATTCTTTTAAATGAAAAGGAATTAGTAATTGTTCAACAGGTTGTTGAATTAATAGTTACTAAGACTCAAGAAACCAGCAAAACAAAAAATGTACAGATAAATAACGGATAA
- a CDS encoding PAS domain S-box protein: MEHTIAGDYILLVLLSVIVILLTSFTVFDVSARMFHVSKRKRGLWLIVGSLTMGGGIWALHFIGMLAYMPTTINYNIMTLSISFAITVFSSFITLLIVSQDKVSKNNFVFGCLLMSASLVGMHYIGMKSIHMNAAITYNPLILLLSVLIAFIPSVIFYKVIYDIRIKETILSMHTKLFSGILVGLSISVMHYTAMFGTEFTYHLNPVSTDFQTINASQLATFIGIGSIFMVILVIISSYLSVKFSNQTARLKVNEQYYKSLFKDNSEAIVLFDLKGHFEDYNKSVNEIFGYSFEELFHENFISFVIPEDQELSIQQFSLAAAGTVTTSDTSVLHKDGYQMDFRVKNIPVIVEGKVVGVFGIFNDITESKQAKEALIEAESKYRSLVEQSIMGVYIMQDEKIVYSNPRLEEILGYSQEELSVLQLKDYVYEEDIPIVTKNISNRMNKSIQSIRYEYRAIKKDGTMAYLEVHGSTARYRGENAVIGTIVDITDRKKAEETIQYMSYYDYLTGLPNSNFLTERLVELVQDHKEAAVLLLELDRLKTIKDTVGQETGNSLVLLASERIKQLLGDENLLTRWQEDKFVILLPDTDHERTTQIAKTILDVIAQPLKNIHHDVYVNPSIGISMYPNDSNTTETLLDMANSALHYAKKHGNNSYHFYTPDLDGKSRESLELEMELYRAIELDELTLHYQPQFHLSTGEYIGNEALIRWNHPKRGLVSPFHFIPLAEEIGLIIPIGEWVLKTACTQNKAWQMAGFPPIVVSVNLSARQFAQTNLVEVVERILAETKLDAKYLDLEITESMTMDVDRTISILQALKKVGVKISMDDFGTGYSSLSYLNKFPIDSLKIDQSFIRDCHLDQSNATIVKTIISMAHHLNIQVIAEGVETKEHLDFLQQNLCDAVQGYLLSKPIPAEKIEVQFLDLQNIISRFGLTIEFSHRLWLERELEITKQELQKTIRQQDGMTLKYKLKDGKLIHTMCDGELIYRMGLSPEKVVGKELAEIFPLEKAVKNEAFYRRAWQGEENVSYEGHESGIVYLATLRPVFRMGKVVEVIASCVDITERKRVEEALRYSEINYRLIAENTSDIITVVDKNGIVLYTSPSCEIVSGYSIDQLNGLSGFLYIYPDDLPLIENIFSEIMLTKTSNLVQYRIIHKNKSLINVEAKITPVLGDDGEIEHFIVVIRDITEQKKAEDHLRKWERLSVAGELAAGVAHEIRNPLTSIKGFLQLLDKSEIAAEYCDIMLKDVNQVESIINEFLALAKPEAALYKPTDLKGILAKVVTLIESEAHLKNIIIESKITIDHLFMNCDENKMKQVFLNIIINAIESMSYGGVVKVSMEKKDEESVIVLISDQGCGMTEDRVKKLGEPFYSNKEKGTGLGLMSSYKIIHEHKGEIFIESKINSGTIVEIKIPLIPDSKICKEARYTQQNSE, encoded by the coding sequence ATGGAACACACAATAGCTGGAGATTATATTTTACTTGTTTTGTTATCCGTTATCGTTATCCTGCTTACCTCATTTACGGTATTCGATGTTAGTGCTCGAATGTTTCATGTAAGCAAACGTAAAAGGGGATTGTGGTTAATTGTGGGTTCTTTAACAATGGGTGGAGGAATTTGGGCCTTGCATTTTATTGGAATGCTTGCGTATATGCCCACCACGATTAATTACAACATCATGACTTTAAGTATTTCTTTTGCTATTACCGTTTTTTCATCATTCATTACTTTGTTGATTGTTTCCCAAGATAAGGTGAGTAAAAATAATTTTGTTTTTGGTTGTTTACTAATGTCTGCCAGCCTTGTCGGCATGCATTACATTGGGATGAAATCTATCCATATGAATGCCGCCATTACTTATAACCCGTTAATACTTCTACTATCAGTTCTTATTGCATTTATTCCATCTGTCATTTTTTATAAAGTCATCTACGATATCCGCATAAAAGAAACAATCCTATCTATGCATACCAAGTTATTCAGTGGCATTCTTGTGGGGCTGTCTATATCGGTGATGCATTACACTGCGATGTTTGGCACTGAATTTACTTACCATTTAAATCCGGTAAGCACTGATTTTCAAACGATAAATGCCAGCCAATTAGCAACGTTCATCGGTATAGGATCAATTTTTATGGTCATATTGGTCATCATAAGTTCGTATCTGAGCGTTAAATTCTCGAATCAAACGGCTCGGTTAAAAGTCAATGAACAATACTATAAGTCGCTATTCAAAGATAATTCGGAGGCAATAGTACTATTTGATTTGAAAGGTCATTTCGAAGACTATAATAAATCGGTAAATGAAATTTTTGGCTACTCGTTTGAAGAATTGTTTCATGAAAATTTCATTTCATTCGTTATTCCAGAAGATCAGGAACTTAGCATCCAACAATTCAGCTTAGCAGCAGCAGGTACTGTAACAACTTCTGACACATCAGTTCTACATAAAGATGGCTATCAAATGGATTTTAGAGTGAAAAATATCCCTGTTATTGTTGAGGGAAAAGTAGTGGGCGTCTTTGGTATCTTCAATGACATAACAGAATCCAAACAGGCAAAAGAGGCGCTTATTGAAGCTGAATCGAAATATCGAAGTTTAGTAGAACAATCCATAATGGGTGTATATATTATGCAGGATGAAAAAATCGTCTATTCCAATCCGCGCTTGGAGGAAATCCTTGGTTATAGCCAGGAAGAACTATCCGTACTTCAGCTTAAAGATTATGTTTATGAAGAAGATATTCCAATTGTAACCAAAAATATTTCAAATAGAATGAACAAGAGCATACAATCGATTCGATACGAATATCGGGCCATAAAAAAAGATGGAACAATGGCGTATTTGGAAGTCCACGGATCTACAGCAAGATATCGAGGGGAAAATGCAGTGATTGGGACCATTGTCGATATTACAGATCGTAAAAAAGCGGAAGAGACTATTCAATACATGTCCTATTACGATTACTTGACCGGATTGCCTAATAGTAATTTTTTGACTGAAAGGTTAGTAGAATTAGTACAAGACCACAAAGAGGCGGCTGTCTTATTACTTGAATTGGATCGACTGAAAACGATTAAAGATACTGTCGGTCAGGAAACTGGAAATTCCCTTGTACTGTTGGCAAGTGAACGAATCAAGCAGTTGCTAGGAGACGAGAATCTTCTGACTCGATGGCAGGAAGATAAATTCGTCATTCTTTTACCTGATACAGATCATGAACGCACGACACAAATAGCAAAAACAATTTTAGATGTCATAGCTCAACCCTTGAAAAACATTCACCATGACGTGTATGTCAATCCTAGTATAGGAATAAGCATGTATCCTAATGATAGTAATACTACTGAAACATTATTAGACATGGCCAATTCTGCACTACATTATGCAAAAAAACACGGCAATAATAGTTATCACTTTTACACGCCGGATTTGGATGGGAAATCACGAGAAAGTTTAGAGCTTGAAATGGAACTGTACAGGGCAATCGAACTTGACGAACTCACCCTTCATTACCAACCACAATTTCATTTAAGTACGGGAGAGTACATTGGCAATGAAGCATTAATTCGATGGAATCACCCAAAAAGGGGGTTAGTTTCACCGTTTCACTTCATTCCGCTTGCAGAAGAAATAGGGCTCATTATTCCGATTGGGGAGTGGGTATTGAAAACGGCTTGCACTCAAAATAAAGCGTGGCAAATGGCTGGTTTCCCACCAATCGTAGTTTCGGTCAACCTTTCCGCTCGTCAGTTTGCTCAAACGAATCTAGTGGAAGTTGTGGAGCGAATACTAGCTGAAACGAAATTGGATGCGAAATACCTAGATCTTGAAATTACTGAAAGTATGACCATGGATGTAGACCGAACGATCAGTATTTTGCAGGCACTGAAAAAAGTAGGTGTGAAAATTAGTATGGATGACTTTGGAACGGGCTATAGTTCTTTGTCATACTTGAATAAATTCCCGATTGATTCCTTAAAAATTGATCAGTCATTTATTCGAGATTGCCATCTTGACCAAAGCAATGCCACGATTGTCAAAACAATCATTTCGATGGCTCATCACTTGAATATACAAGTAATTGCTGAAGGTGTTGAGACGAAAGAACATCTGGACTTTCTCCAACAAAATCTATGCGATGCAGTACAAGGTTATTTATTGAGTAAGCCTATACCAGCAGAAAAAATAGAGGTACAATTCCTTGACTTGCAAAACATCATCAGCAGATTTGGATTAACCATCGAATTCAGCCATCGTTTATGGTTGGAAAGAGAATTAGAAATAACGAAACAAGAATTGCAGAAAACGATTCGTCAACAGGACGGTATGACGCTTAAATACAAATTAAAAGATGGGAAATTAATTCATACAATGTGTGATGGGGAATTGATCTATCGGATGGGATTATCTCCTGAGAAAGTCGTTGGAAAAGAACTTGCAGAGATATTTCCTTTGGAAAAAGCTGTGAAAAATGAAGCGTTCTATCGAAGAGCGTGGCAAGGCGAAGAGAATGTTTCCTATGAAGGGCATGAAAGCGGCATTGTTTATCTGGCCACTTTACGCCCGGTTTTCAGAATGGGGAAAGTGGTGGAAGTTATTGCCTCCTGCGTTGACATTACAGAACGTAAACGTGTGGAAGAAGCCCTTAGGTATAGTGAAATAAACTACCGGTTAATTGCTGAAAATACGAGCGATATCATCACCGTTGTGGATAAGAACGGTATAGTCCTTTACACTTCTCCATCATGTGAAATTGTAAGTGGATATTCAATAGATCAATTAAATGGTTTGTCAGGGTTTTTATACATCTATCCAGATGATTTGCCCTTAATTGAGAATATTTTCAGTGAAATCATGTTAACGAAAACTTCAAATCTTGTTCAATATCGTATCATTCACAAAAATAAGTCATTAATTAACGTAGAAGCAAAAATTACGCCTGTCTTGGGGGATGACGGTGAGATTGAACATTTCATTGTTGTTATTCGAGATATAACAGAACAAAAGAAAGCCGAAGACCATCTGAGAAAATGGGAAAGATTATCCGTAGCTGGAGAATTAGCCGCAGGGGTAGCCCATGAAATTCGTAACCCTTTGACATCGATTAAAGGATTTTTGCAGCTTCTAGATAAGAGTGAAATTGCTGCAGAATATTGCGATATTATGCTAAAAGATGTTAATCAAGTTGAATCCATTATTAATGAATTTCTGGCCTTGGCCAAACCTGAGGCTGCTCTCTATAAACCGACAGATTTAAAGGGGATATTAGCTAAAGTGGTAACTTTGATTGAATCCGAAGCTCATCTAAAAAACATTATCATTGAGTCCAAAATAACAATAGATCATCTTTTCATGAATTGTGATGAAAACAAAATGAAACAAGTGTTTCTAAATATAATAATAAACGCGATTGAATCCATGTCTTATGGTGGAGTTGTTAAAGTTTCAATGGAGAAAAAAGATGAAGAATCGGTTATTGTTCTTATTAGTGACCAAGGATGCGGGATGACTGAAGATCGTGTGAAAAAACTAGGAGAGCCTTTCTATAGCAACAAAGAAAAGGGAACTGGACTTGGATTAATGAGTAGTTATAAAATTATTCATGAACATAAAGGTGAAATTTTCATTGAGAGTAAAATTAATTCAGGAACCATAGTTGAAATTAAAATACCCTTAATTCCTGACTCTAAAATTTGTAAAGAAGCGAGATATACCCAACAGAATTCTGAATAA
- a CDS encoding GAF domain-containing protein, whose protein sequence is MILKNNSNYQHIVENLREYNLKKSIKAQLKVINPLLCNKATDLKVHLKNALANGLISKSESEFLDIKMNLGRMCLELEQVLDGIYVSILFYDSERNSIYHGACPSTPADFFDFFKIINEQGLFNENCCSCGKAVFEDKVVQTDIETSPLWSNFKGYPLKVGLKSCTSIPFYTSTGRLAGTFANYSYKPNHIFTYDEVAMIQEKIYMYRDEIQSISDRLHEHTQIGHTGLGI, encoded by the coding sequence ATGATATTAAAAAATAACTCAAATTATCAACATATTGTTGAAAATCTACGTGAATATAACTTAAAGAAAAGCATAAAAGCTCAATTAAAAGTAATTAACCCTCTTTTGTGCAATAAAGCAACAGATTTAAAGGTCCACTTAAAAAATGCTTTAGCTAATGGGTTAATCTCTAAAAGTGAATCCGAGTTCTTAGATATTAAAATGAACCTAGGACGTATGTGTTTGGAATTGGAACAAGTATTAGATGGTATTTATGTTTCTATCTTGTTCTATGATAGTGAACGAAATTCTATCTATCATGGAGCTTGTCCAAGTACCCCAGCAGACTTTTTTGACTTCTTTAAAATAATTAATGAACAGGGTCTTTTCAATGAAAATTGTTGCTCATGTGGAAAGGCAGTTTTTGAAGATAAAGTCGTCCAAACGGATATTGAAACGAGCCCTTTATGGTCAAACTTTAAGGGTTACCCCCTTAAAGTAGGCCTCAAGTCTTGTACTTCAATTCCATTCTATACTAGTACTGGACGACTGGCTGGAACGTTCGCCAACTACTCTTATAAACCTAACCACATATTCACATACGATGAAGTGGCTATGATTCAAGAAAAAATATATATGTACCGTGATGAAATTCAAAGTATTTCTGATCGTCTTCATGAGCACACCCAAATTGGTCATACTGGATTGGGCATATAA